The window tccaattcactttgtattgagaaactttcgcccttctctctgtaactgttacaatgagccttgtcattttggtcttaaaatgtttggctttaacccgctttacatgatccaggtatttttatttcattattatatcAATAAATtacgatatgaacattaataataatcaggcgccttctttccccaaggtcgctcccgctagctttagcaacaggcttgattgacagccctGCTAagccgcaccgctggtttgacAGGGAGCAGGTGGAAGGgggttactttcaacagcctcgctctaaACTGGCTTTTTGGTTattatgatactcgcggtcgaagTCCCtaatgtggaactcggctccaaattcgctcctataactactagcctcgataagctttatttgactggaccCGAACactcacattcacttagtccacgtaattttgtacttttcttctcaacttttttccacaaactgtcatTTAACCGAAGGAAAACtatgataattattatatttaccACAGTTACTATCTCACCAAATCAAGTGATAATTAGAAAAGCGTGAAaacctctcatctctctttaaGTTAGCGTCTTGTATCTATGCAGGCTGCTAGTTCAGTGGTTTCAAAAAATAGCTCGCAGTCTCGAAtccagatattttttttcccactgaCCTTCTCGAGCTGCCTCTGCTGTTCACTGATCTGAGTGTCCATCCTGGAAATGATTTCTTTGAGGTAAGCCTTCTCCTCAGACATGGCTTTCTGCTGCTGAGCCAGGCGGTCCtgcagaactaaaaaaaaaacaggttcaAAGAAAAGAACATTGGATTTGTTGAAGTTATATATCTGGGTTTAAGATGACGCAATATATAGCCGTACAATCGCCACATTTCTGAAGGAAAAGGGGGTGAGAGTCTTTCCCAatagcacaaaaacaaaaacgatCAAAGGTTGAATTGATTTTGTGGAtgattttgtctttattattctctgttttCCTAAATGTAATCAGTtcaattcaaataaaacaacaaaacagacaagTAAGGAAATTGTGCGTAGTTTGATTTTgttgcactatgtcactttttttaaaatgtttttgctttaatgttccatagtatgacattaaagttaACTGGTGttgttactgctaaaaaagTATACTAAAgacctgcattcttactgtgaaatgtatcacctctccacagatctgacctgtaacttgacctagtgatgccacctgctggtcatttaatgtcatactgtcgAACAAcacaatagaaaagttacatagtgcacctttaatgtatgtatgtgtaatcAGAGtgtatcctgctaatgaaactactgcacatcacatcaggtttgtgaagttgttgtgtacagttttgtatcatgtttttgtaaattaatgGAAAATAGAGGTGCAGGAGTATGGGcgacgtaggtttgtgggcggagcattgcacagaatcttacaagtAACTATAATGAGGGTTTAAATAGGGTCCAGGAaaagatcactaaattactgaaacatgcattcatGACATTTAATcatcttcagacatgtttttgatgaaggaacaacattataacatggtagaaaggaaaaaaaaacaacaactcataataccctctctttaacccCACATACAACAAACACCATGAACAAACACaatttgtgtctgtgtttgtgtctgcgtTTGCATTTGTGTCTGcgtttgtgtctgtctgtgtgtgtttgcctgtgtgtgtctgcgtttGTGTCTGCATTTGTGTctgcgtttgtgtgtttgcctgtgtgtgtctACATTTGTGTTTACGTTTGCATTTCTGTCTGCGTTTGAGTCTGCGTTTgcatttgtgtctgtgtttgcatTTGTGTCTGCGTTTCTGTCTGCGTTTCTGTCAGCGTTTGTGTCTGCGTTTgcatttgtgtctgtgtttgtgtcagcATTTGtgtctgcctgtgtgtgtctgcggtTGTGTCTGCGTTTGtgtctgcctgtgtgtgtctgcctgtgtgtgtctgcctgtgtgtgtctgcgctTGTATCTATGTTTGCATTTGTGTCTGcgtttgtgtctgtctgtgtgtgtttgcctgtgtgtgtctgcgtttGTATCTATATTTGCATTTGCGTCTGCGTTTGTGCCTGTGTGTCGTACTTCTGAGCTGCTCATCCCTGTGCCGTGCCCCCTGCTCCAGGCCTTGAGCCGTGTTCTCATGTGTGCTCTCCACCCGACACGAGAGCTCCCCCAGACGAGACGAGAACTGCTCCATCTGCTCGATCACCGCACTCAGAGACCTGCGGGGCCAAACGCACAACCACAGGGGGATTTCAAACCACTGAACAGgtgttgtagtgtacagtaACTACACTACAGAGTACACTTACACCCTGGCAACGACATCACAGagaaatgcagaggacaaatttccctacagggaccTTGCCTAAGTAAggtgtatattttattgttggTAAAAGAAAATTCTTTAGATTGTAAGGAGAACCCAGTTGGAGGATTAGCCAGTTATGCTGACTCCcaatcttgtcttgtcttgtcttgtcttccTTCTAcacttataaaaatatattatacttATTTTTAGGCACTCAATAATAAACTATACAAGGGGGGAGGGGGGTTTAAAGCACAGATTAAACACCTACTTGTGTAATAATTCTTCTTTCTtgctttctttatttctttttatttttttggggtgtgtgtgtgtgtgtttatcagTGTGTGATTTCGTAGCCTACTTTCCACACCTGGTCTGAGAAGTTGCACTTGTCACTGCATCAATCTCTTCATCCTTTAGCTTCTTCAGTCGGTGAATCTGATCTTCATGGTCCTTTTTCATCTCCAAGATTGATTTCcttcataaaaaacacaacatacaaAATAGTTTCAAGAGCGTCcacctgattttgaaccatgagtcagtaagccatgttataatgttgttacctcatcaaaaacagacctagagttgtgttttgtttcattcacacatgtttgagtaaccccttattattagtctgtaacatctccaaacctcaaaatgctctgttccaccttgtgatgtcatgaagaggtagttttcaagttaacagctcgttTAATCTTTACTTCTGTAGAaataggcaattccagagctgacatgatccaaatgattctggtgaaggtgtatgacatttaaaaacacagtggagcacttcctgtattaccacatgacatcacaaggttgaacagagtgttttctgtttgagagaagaactcctgtgtctctctctgtgtattaAACGTGTtaaacgtgaatgaaacaacacaactacaggtatgttttctgatgaggaaacattataacatagatcagaaaaaggcGTAATACGGAccctttaaagtgcatacgacgggtttttctaattattacttggttttgGTGAGATAGtactcaatatttatcatagttttacatcagtttgtgaaaaaaaaatgagtagaaaacacaaaaatacaaggggtattgtgcaatttaaacaggttttcaCCCTTGTTAACAATATGGTTGCTGGGTAACAGttttgtccaaccaggaagtaaaattattaaatgtattaaattaaataaaacatctcGTCAAGGCTTTGAGTAACATCTAAAATATAattgttaactatgtttttagtgaaattagtagtccaggcagttggtttcccatgattcttagtaaaAATGTACCTGATTGGATGAAAAGTCTCTGTCAGTAGCTTCAGTATTAGTTATTACTTGAGAAAATGCCATATAAAATGAGTggattatattttacagtctcTTGCATTTCTTATTTATCTGCTTTTACTATGCATGAtgcaaagagcagaagaatgtGTTGACTAGAATAcataaaagtcaggtacaggccctttaatattACGCCCCATACTATCATGTGCCCTAGTTTCACAGTAGAAAAGGCTAAGGGGCAGTTTCACTCACCTCTGCAGTTCTCTCAGCCTCTCCACCTCGCGGTCTCTCTCTTGCTGTGCTTGGGCCAGTTTGCGCTGGTACTGTGCCTGCAGCTCGGAGCGCTCCTGCTCGGTGGAACGAGTCAGCGCAGCCAGTCTCTCCATCAGATCCTCGCACTCCTGCCTCAGCCGAGTTTCCCTCTGAGCGGCAGACTCCTCCAGCAGCTTCACACGGGCCCTGTGCAAAGAGAAACCAACGGAGATGTGCTACTGACAGAAGGGAAATAAGGGATGCGCACAGGGAATGGTGGAATGATTTAGTCAAAAAGTTGGTATTTCTAACTTAGGataggggttttttttggtataTATTTCAAAATTATCTAAAATACTGACCAAATACTCACAAAAATAGACTGATTTATTcacaaatatatgttttaagtgGTGTAAAAGTTGTCCATATTTACGTTTGTGTTTTGGTCCTCATGCAAATTATCCAGTGAGAAAGTgtaattcttcttcttcttgttgtagaaataattcactttttattttgggAGTTTATTTATTAGTGTAAATAAGGGTTCTCTATGATATTATAGCACCCGCGGTTTGAAATGTAATAAtgcgttttattttttaaaccagtAGGAGAGTATGTCCTTAAAGTTAAATAATTTTAGGACCTTCTGACCTTGactttaaatataatattatcATCTTATATATTTGATTAGGGATGGCACAGTATGACAGTATATCCTGGAGTTGTGTATTTCATAAAGCTTAAAGTTTATATAAGATCTGCTCCTACTTTACAGTATACTGCTTTATGATGacccaaaaaaatctattcatgAACTCAAAGCTGTGAGGATCATTGCTTTTTCTACAAACTCAGTGAGATGTTGATCCTCACAGTGTCGATACTGTGGGTTTAGCGTCTCATCCCTATTGTGATATTATCTAAATTAGTCCTGTCACAACATTGTAAAGAGCCTCACATTGTCATAAATAGGATGAATATTGCTCTTGACAGTGATTAAAAATGGCTTTTGTACAATCgtatttcatatttatgtagTTTCCTGCTTTATTACTGCAACAAAATAATGCAGTTTAGGCCCAGGGTTTGAAATTCAACACAAGCCTATAACAGTAATATGAAACTTAACATTTCTTATATGGCGATTACTGTTACATCCTGAAACGATGATGCTATTTTAGACATCTTACTTGTGTGCGTTCTCCATGAGGTCCATATCCTGTTTATGTCTGAGCTGAAGATTCTGCAGTAACAGTTGGCTCTGGTCCAGCTCCATCTGCAGAGTCTTCACCTGTACAACACGGTGCAAAATGTGAGTGCAACAGGCCCAGAGTCGCCCCTATGTGTCCTGCAGAGGAGGCCTGACCTGTCCCTCCAGCTGAACCACACGGGCCTGGAAAGACTGAGGATCCACAAAGGGCAGAACACCTGAGGACATGTGACTGCCCAGGCCGAGCAGAGGAGGCTGCACCATCTGCACATACAGCACACAGTTATTCATATTCAGATACATGTGATAGTATGAGAAGAAATACTCTACTAACTACtcctaaattattcaaataaaaatgattttcaacaaaaatggtgAGAATGATTAACTGAAAAAacgttggctaatgctagctagtttagagtgtattattatttgagagGTACAAAATCAGATCACCTGTTGTatttccagctaagtcagttctttctggtcagatcatgttaaaaaaaaaatctaacttgagtaacagagcagtgccttaaGTTAGcatcacatatatatatatttattactattattatttaatttctatctgcctctctcttccacattgtcttttatttataatttactattattatcattattctaactactaatacaactttttctgtttcataCCACCCTTGTTATTACTGTTTAAGTTCTTTGTCTAAGtgccttgtttttttgttttgtttttgttttgtttttcttgttcaaatgaaaatggaaaatcttaataaacacacgtttaaaaaaaaaaaaaaaaaagttagcatCACATTCCCATGATCAGCCTCAAAGTATCAATTGCTCTCAAATACCCTAAAATACctgaaatacaactttaaaatcAAGGGATTGGATTTTGGCCAAAATTCTGACTTTGTAAAAAATTTTCAATCCGTTTGAAGCGACAGGCACAACAGAGCCACATAAATGTCAGTGGATGTAATATATATAGAGGGACATTGAGGACACCCTCCCTTTGTGCTTTGTAGTGTTGATGAAGGTCGTTCAATGCTGCTTGCACCTATATTTTCAACACTATTTTGCTATTATGAACCAAATATAATGTAGCTGCATGTCAACCGATGTGTTATTCTTATTGACAAGTTTGTGAGTGGAGTTCtaacctgttgttgttgttgttgatgttgttgtagtagcatcTGCAGATTGTCAGCTGAAAGTGTGATCTGAAACAAAATTtactaatattaaaactataaaataaagaaatcacTTCCGTAAATCACATGTCTGGACTGTACCTGCGGTTGGACAGGAGCTGGTGAGGTTTGGAaatcttttattgttctgtctcCTAAAGTCAAAAGCACAAGGTGATTTTACAACTACAAAACATGTAATTACGTTAACTCCAGTAGGCAGTATTTGGCGTTGAATCTGACCCAGACTGGCTATTTCTAGTGCCAGAGACTGAAAAATAGGCCACCAATTTTTACAGGCTCATGAGATACAGTATTTAATCTATGTAGTTGACAGAGAAAATAAAGTATACAGTATAATATTGTTTATGAAGACATTTCAATCTCAATAGCaatatcaagaaaaaaaaacaactttaagaccctgtacctaatttttctatgtatttgagcaaagtctGACTTGCCCCAGGATagatataatgtaaaaacagctcttgaggtccacCGTGttctgtctgcgtctaattataaagtggttTTTTTGTCTGGGAATGAGGAAGTAGAGTGTTAGTATGTCAgctgtgatggtaaaactccgctctgaccTCCGTAAATTGTGTAAAAGCGCTTATGATCTCGTTGCGGTGCGTAatgaggatgctcagaatgcataagatcaGTGAGGATTAACTTTTGACCAGcacaaactagttctgtttttcatagttttaagacaaaaccaggtacagcgccttttaaTACTCAATAGTGACAACGTAATAATAGTTTCTTTAAAGGAGCACGATGTatcttttctagtggaggatccGCCACCTGCTATCTGAGGAGATGCCACTGCTGCTTTTAATGTcccaccatatggcattaaacttatcttatcTTACATTCATAGAGGCAAACAACTggcaccatcaggccaagttacaggtcaaatctatgGAGAGGAGACCTTACAGGCAGCAAGAACTTTTGAGTAATAACAGacatgcaggcaaagcaataacataaccatggagaaaagcaagtgGGACACTTTACacaagaaaagtgacatagtgcacctttaatttcaagcccttattatgattttttgaCAACTGGTGGTAAATGGTGAGTTTGagattgtaaaatataaatgtcatactctcagatgggggacAAGTGACAGTtatccctattgattacattgtattttactctgaaatatctaaaaggaaaactcactgtattacaactaaaatattGTTGGCCTATTgaatattgtttgtattgtgattctgAAACAGTGCACCTAATGTAACATATCGTCAGTGTAATGAACAGTATTTGTAGACATACCGTGCTTTGTTGTGTCTTCTCTAATTGGAGTAGAGTGAGCTGCGGGGCCTGGCTCGCCGGGAAAAGTTCTactataaaaacattaaagtaaAAGACAATAATAAGGCACAACATCAAACCCTGCTTTTTGTCACTTTCAGTATGGTAATAGCTGCTTCTGTGGCACCTGAGTTCCCTGACAGATAGAGCCGAGTCGTCTCTCATCCTGGGAGTGTGTGAAGTCACTTGTTTACTgcaaaagaaaagtacagaGCATACactgatttcaataccacagtgataaaTAACAGTATTTAGTAGTTTCTTTAGTATAATCTATCATTTCAGCTCAAAGcaagaggtgggtagagtagctaaAGTAGCGGtgcaagaaaacacaactcattTCAGTGACAACAACTGTCACTTTTACAGTGGGATTACAGTAATGCAACCCAGTACTACCCACCAAGTGCCTGTTAGTATCTTGGTATCAGCTATTTTTGACAACAATAATAGCTTATGATGTTTTTTATTAACTTTCTTATCAGAGTCAAGCCTGCCATAATTactattgacttattgttcaataaatgatGATGGAACAAACATTGTTCTCTGGGGCTCATCATCATGTATTGTGGATACTTTTCTTTCTACTAGTTGGGAATTAAAAAAATTGCTTTACTgtatgtttagaatattttttggatAATTATAATTAGGGCTACTGCATTAGTTgcatagtttcaatattataatgTGTAGTCTACATAGTGAGGATTTAGAGTTACCTTATATTTGCTTCCTCATCTGCCTTCTGTGTAACTTCCATCATATCATCCTGTTTTATAATTTGCGTTTTCACTTCTTGTCTGGACCCAGATATCGCTCTCTTCCTACTTAGCGCTCCGGATAGCcaatcctcctcttcctcattttcCTTCTTGCTCACAGGGGCCTCCGCTTTAGATGGTTTGACAGCTTCATTATCAGATGGTGATTGTGTTTCTACCATcgatttgactggagctgaggtGGGGCCGGTTAAGGACACTCTTCTCTCTGATGGAGCTGCTGCAGGTGGGTTTGAAGACGCCTTTTCagagtctggtctctggtcactGAGGTCTTGTGTGAGGTCATCGTTTGCTTTGAGCCCGAGCCAGTCTGCAGACGCGCGCTGTCTGGTCGGAGTGGTAGGCTTGGATTTCTTGTCTAAAGTGGAGACGTCTTCAGTAGAAAACCTGTTGAATAATAATTATAtctttatttaatacatttatttgaagACAGTGAATCTGTAAGTATGACAGATTTAGCATACAGCTATTTCACCAGTAGTTCTCATCTACGAATCTCATCactaaagaaataaatatcAGTCATCAGAAAAAAGGAAAGAGCATTGCAATTAATAggtaagtaaaaaaataaataaaacatttcttaaAACTGCTGTGGAGCTTTAAAGTAGGGCTGTAtaagtttggaaaaaaaaaaaaaattctgataAGTACAGCAATTGTGATTTGAGGGTTACATTTTTAAGgctcacttttctggtggagcgtccTCCACCTTCTTGTCTTCATCGATGTTATGCATTtcccaggaatgttccacagtatggcgttaaatgtatttatctccaGGGAGATTGGAGACAAGCAATCTCCCACTAGGACAAGTTACAGATAAGTGGAGACTAGGGGAGTCCACTTCCATTAAGAATTTTAatcaaggtatttctgagcaataaaacaccatttattttaataaatgtaagacaggcatatttaatgctatactgtggaacattccaggtaaaataataacatcttcatgaagaaaaacaagaatATTACCCATAATACGtccttataataataataataatgataataataaagtgcaatTTAAAATATCGTCTTTAAATCAGGATTCtgattgaacattttaaacatttcttgGACCATTAACATTTGACAAACTGTTAATGGTCCTGGAAATGtttcctgctaaaccaatgcAAGAATGACATACATTCGGCGTTAGCCATTTCTTTCCCAAAAAGACAAGACATTGTTGCAAGATATTGTTTGAAGTAAATTTTTTCTGTGTGCTACACGTTGATATAGAAAAATAGTGCACACCTGACAGACTGTCTGCGGGACTGGCGGCCCTCCGGCGTGGACACAAGAGTGGGCTGATAGGATCCAAATGTCAAGTTGTCAACTGGTTTCTCTGAGAattataattaaacaaaaattagCATTAGTTGCATTTAACGTACATTTATTCTCTAGTATATTACCTTTGAGAGTAGAGCTTTTGTCCTGTTGCTGTTCCTTCTTTTCACCTGTAGGGGGACGTTCCAGAAGATGAGGTGAAGTCAAGCTCTGCAGGATGTCATCTAGTTTAGTGCGAACTCTCTGAGGCTGGTCAGACCTGTGGAAGACAgacatgtatttaaatgtgtgtaaacaaaGCAAGATTTAAAGCATTTATGAATCATTATTTGTGAACTCTAAATACTGCAGTAAGATATAGCGCCGCACTAATGATCACAATCGAatagaaattgcaatttgaattaTGTAATCGCTAAGGCTGAAATTATTTGCAGAGCTGTTTTTCTTaccaaaacagaatatatttcaaggacacggaaaattggatactttggtgccataaatacaatttaatctggtgacaaacat of the Periophthalmus magnuspinnatus isolate fPerMag1 chromosome 8, fPerMag1.2.pri, whole genome shotgun sequence genome contains:
- the LOC117374658 gene encoding fas-binding factor 1 homolog; translated protein: MATKAKGKLSSLFDGDDLLSDLLDDNKQPAKMNSNRSLPSNRSSAPDNIFSMLAGEVKQDGADSENSEDVSEADPNEILKDMKDIDDMDADLFVLKKKPSSAPAKSPGKDGKDRTKKSATTLEDNGKPEGEDASSIDQKKPNSAPSSGRNYKNFTFSDEDHLFDDFPPEEPKLKPTATEKSVPTSPVSPILKNKAQAPTKKLLDLTFDDKDDFMDTLGFDIDQSAAKKKDAKLWDNKERSDQPQRVRTKLDDILQSLTSPHLLERPPTGEKKEQQQDKSSTLKEKPVDNLTFGSYQPTLVSTPEGRQSRRQSVRFSTEDVSTLDKKSKPTTPTRQRASADWLGLKANDDLTQDLSDQRPDSEKASSNPPAAAPSERRVSLTGPTSAPVKSMVETQSPSDNEAVKPSKAEAPVSKKENEEEEDWLSGALSRKRAISGSRQEVKTQIIKQDDMMEVTQKADEEANISKQVTSHTPRMRDDSALSVRELSRTFPGEPGPAAHSTPIREDTTKHGDRTIKDFQTSPAPVQPQITLSADNLQMLLQQHQQQQQQMVQPPLLGLGSHMSSGVLPFVDPQSFQARVVQLEGQVKTLQMELDQSQLLLQNLQLRHKQDMDLMENAHKARVKLLEESAAQRETRLRQECEDLMERLAALTRSTEQERSELQAQYQRKLAQAQQERDREVERLRELQRKSILEMKKDHEDQIHRLKKLKDEEIDAVTSATSQTRSLSAVIEQMEQFSSRLGELSCRVESTHENTAQGLEQGARHRDEQLRILQDRLAQQQKAMSEEKAYLKEIISRMDTQISEQQRQLEKERWKVTSEQAKAESTQRALEDERRSLSMQMNMEREELERAKSALLEEQKSVMQHCAEERRRLAAEWASFHAQEKQRHDRAQSEVNSLLERREGSIISMAQEQADLKLHTAELKQKELAVAQERENVDRLREELEREKERISATALRLKTRAQEVEAFSKLAADKFEEGERALHKAKAVEAEHEARLRHIHAQTEKLRQQEQRILQERMQQTTLQKEQSRQAIPTFLSMPPVLAPLPPDLMPVVPSSKLNSALNILPNTDANSQSMAFQASLALWKYTAEKDREYLEDEKAFLENLKKKSYNSNFID